The Stegostoma tigrinum isolate sSteTig4 chromosome 38, sSteTig4.hap1, whole genome shotgun sequence genome contains a region encoding:
- the LOC125447161 gene encoding lutropin subunit beta-like, which produces MKMYSQRGITSLFYSMWWSQTFLLALSFAFVQSRHLCHPTNMTISAEKDECPICVALTTSTCSGYCPTKESVYKSPLLSVYQHVCTYKEIQYETIKLPGCPLGVDSTYTYPVAVSCECNLCKMDYTDCTVQSIKPDFCSARRMSL; this is translated from the exons ATGAAAATGTACTCTCAGCGTGGAATAACTTCTCTCTTTTACAGTATGTGGTGGTCTCAGACTTTCCTCCTTGCACTGTCCTTCGCCTTTGTCCAAAGCAGACACCTCTGTCACCCGACCAACATGACAATCTCTGCTGAGAAGGATGAATGCCCCATTTGTGTGGCCCTAACTACTTCTACATGCAGTGGCTACTGTCCAACCAAG GAATCAGTGTATAAGAGCCCTCTCCTGTCAGTTTACCAGCATGTGTGCACTTACAAGGAGATTCAATATGAGACCATCAAGCTGccaggttgccccttaggtgtcGATTCCACCTACACCTACCCTGTGGCGGTCAGCTGTGAATGTAACCTCTGTAAAATGGATTACACTGACTGCACAGTGCAGAGCATTAAACCAGACTTCTGCAGTGCCAGGAGAATGTCGTTGTGA